From the genome of Gammaproteobacteria bacterium:
CGGTTTCGTTCCCAGCTCGGCCAGCCAGCCATCCTTGGCCATGGCCGGATCGGGAATCAGGGTGCGAGCAAAGATCATGGCCGTGTCATGGCAGTTCAGGGTCACTTCGCGCAAGCGCGCGGGCGTGTCCCCGGGCCAGCAATCGGCGAGCTCGTCGGCTCCGGCCGGCGCCTCGCGCAGCACATCGAGATGGAAGCCGTCGCCGCAGCGCTCGCGGATACGCGCGGTCAGCGAGCCCGGCTCGAGCAGCCAGTCGGACTCCCTGCTTGTCAGTTCATCGTTGTCCGGAACGTGCCAGTGCATCAATCCATCTTCCTCGGTGACAGGCCGGCTTGGTGTGCCGCATTCTGCACCGAATCGTCCGCACGATCACCCTCAGGCATTCACGTAACGACCGGCATCACCCAGCCAGCGCGCAATGATCGGTCCCACCGCTTCCGGGTGCTGGTCCAGCAGGCGCTCGGCAATGCGCTGCACGGCAGGCAGCATTTCTCCATCGCGCACCAGGTCAGCCATGCGCAGTTCGGCCAGGCCCGTCTGGCGGGTGCCGAGCACTTCACCCGGTCCGCGCAATTCGAGGTCTTCCTGTGCAATGACAAAACCGTCATTGCTCTCGCGCATGACATGCAAGCGGCGCTTGGCAGTTTGCGACAGCGGCGCCTTGTACATCAGCACGCAGGACGATTCAGCCGTGCCACGCCCGACGCGGCCGCGTAACTGGTGGAGTTGCGCCAGGCCCATGCGCTCCGCATTTTCGATCACCATCAGGCTGGCATTTGGCACGTCGACGCCGACTTCTATCACGGTCGTGGCGACCAGCAGGTCGAGCTTTGCCTGCTTGAAATCGCGCATCACTGCTTCCTTCTCCGCCGGCTTCATGCGGCCATGCACCAGCCCGACGCGCTGGTCGGACAAGGCTTCGGTCAGCGCTTCGAAGGTCGCTTCTGCGGCCTCGAACTGCAACAGCTCGCTCTCCTCGACCAGCGGGCACACCCAGTAGACTTGCCGCCCTTCTTCACAGGCAGCAGCCACCCGTTGCACCACATCACTGCGACGGCTGTCCGGGATGACGACAGTTTTCACCGGCGTCCGACCTGGCGGGAGTTCGTCGATGATCGATGTGTCGAGATCGGCATAGGCCGTCATCGCGAGCGTGCGGGGAATCGGCGTGGCGGTCATGATCAGCTGGTGCGGCGCCATTCCCTCGGCCGCGCCTTTCTCGCGCAATGCCAATCGCTGGTGCACACCGAAGCGATGTTGCTCGTCGATGATCACCAGTGACAGCGAATCGAACACCACGGCCTCCTGGAACAGCGCATGCGTGCCAACCACCACCTGCGCGGTACCGCTTTCGACCAGTGCCAGTTGC
Proteins encoded in this window:
- a CDS encoding chorismate lyase; translated protein: MHWHVPDNDELTSRESDWLLEPGSLTARIRERCGDGFHLDVLREAPAGADELADCWPGDTPARLREVTLNCHDTAMIFARTLIPDPAMAKDGWLAELGTKP